A region of Mesorhizobium sp. M3A.F.Ca.ET.080.04.2.1 DNA encodes the following proteins:
- a CDS encoding MbcA/ParS/Xre antitoxin family protein has translation MGLAQYADDGLFAPKKIADAFCTTSEEIARTAGLGKDAVQRRERVRSDKTQRRLREMVEIVNKVEPRFGSALMAYAWYRSEPLPGFSGRTAMQLVREGRADEVLDFIDAVDAGVYA, from the coding sequence ATGGGTCTGGCACAATATGCGGATGACGGGTTGTTCGCGCCCAAGAAGATTGCGGACGCTTTCTGCACCACGAGCGAGGAGATCGCGCGTACCGCTGGTCTGGGGAAAGACGCGGTTCAGCGCCGGGAGCGGGTGCGTTCAGACAAGACGCAGCGCCGCCTGCGCGAGATGGTGGAGATCGTGAACAAGGTCGAGCCGCGATTTGGCTCAGCGCTCATGGCCTATGCCTGGTATCGCTCCGAGCCGCTGCCGGGATTTTCGGGGCGGACGGCCATGCAGCTCGTACGGGAGGGACGGGCCGATGAGGTCCTCGACTTTATCGACGCGGTCGATGCGGGGGTTTACGCCTGA
- a CDS encoding RES family NAD+ phosphorylase, translating to MSGRGAELYGGRFNPKGMRALYASTSILTALREANQVGDLQPTTLVAYRAEIEAVFDADDATALAAMGLDAAALADPTWRDQMRDHGEAHTQRFARELVAQGFNGLLVQSFAKGAAVGDLNLVLWQWGDAAPCRLELIDDEHRLG from the coding sequence ATGTCGGGACGCGGCGCCGAGCTCTATGGAGGTCGTTTCAACCCCAAAGGGATGCGGGCGCTCTATGCGTCGACTTCGATCCTGACGGCTTTGCGCGAAGCCAACCAGGTGGGCGACCTGCAGCCGACGACGCTGGTCGCCTATCGCGCCGAGATCGAGGCCGTCTTCGATGCCGACGACGCCACTGCTCTTGCCGCAATGGGCCTCGATGCGGCGGCCCTCGCCGACCCGACATGGCGCGATCAGATGAGAGACCATGGCGAGGCGCATACACAGCGATTTGCCCGTGAGCTCGTCGCGCAAGGCTTCAATGGCCTGCTCGTGCAGAGCTTTGCCAAGGGGGCCGCAGTCGGCGACTTGAATCTCGTTCTATGGCAATGGGGTGACGCTGCCCCATGCCGGCTGGAGCTGATCGACGACGAGCACCGGCTCGGTTGA